Proteins encoded within one genomic window of Cucumis sativus cultivar 9930 chromosome 3, Cucumber_9930_V3, whole genome shotgun sequence:
- the LOC101215582 gene encoding probable mediator of RNA polymerase II transcription subunit 26b, producing the protein MAAKSGSLDSWRNYFRNANSDIFGIIDYAILVAASDCPKEFRLRRDRIAEQLFSCRLTRCLGCDRVELAVAGDIDGDDGETGFKSDFVRDGCEFEAGGSKESKVYSSRDDIGEMNCNRVSNFSFGEAEALTDEIEQESQIVGEVLRIKEILNNFEDESDPVLFESLRRLELMALSVDTLQATEIGKAVNCLRKHGSKRIRHLARVLIMEWKEMVDLWVQATAAVQGAEVTPDSKNKSAAVKEEDDYEEEGLPSPPLDEAAFFTTQPTSMELSQFFDGMDDDGNPRNSGDFVKNRNNVRKTSNGNQNPTRCNQQTTREVNVLSKENKTQMKEQVVKPNNKPSSNTNSGLLRAQKLSTEQKDNHEKFQRKLEKPTIPKRNQQDNFKCSDEVAVQVKLEATKRKLQESYQQAENAKKQRTIQVMELHDLPKQGIGHRNPHLKSGGFNRNWANGRR; encoded by the exons ATGGCTGCCAAGTCTGGGTCGCTTGATTCCTGGAGGAATTACTTCCGGAATGCGAATTCGGATATTTTTGGTATAATCGATTACGCAATTTTGGTGGCGGCTTCCGATTGTCCTAAGGAGTTCAGGTTGAGGAGAGATCGAATTGCAGAGCAGTTGTTCTCTTGCCGATTGACTCGTTGCTTGGGCTGTGACCGAGTGGAGCTGGCGGTGGCCGGAGACATCGACGGCGATGACGGCGAAACGGGTTTCAAGAGCGATTTCGTCAGAGATGGGTGTGAGTTTGAGGCTGGTGGGAGCAAAGAGAGCAAGGTTTATAGTAGTAGAGATGATATAGGGGAGATGAATTGCAACCGGGTTAGTAATTTTAGCTTTGGTGAAGCTGAAGCATTGACTGATGAAATTGAGCAAGAATCTCAGATTGTAGGAGAGGTTTTGAGGATCAAAGAGattcttaataattttgaagatgAG TCTGATCCGGTGTTGTTTGAATCACTTAGAAGACTTGAATTGATGGCTCTATCAGTTGATACTTTGCAG GCAACAGAGATTGGCAAAGCTGTTAATTGTCTTCGAAAGCATGGATCAAAGCGCATCCGCCATCTTGCTCGAGTTCTTATCAT GGAGTGGAAAGAAATGGTGGACTTGTGGGTACAAGCTACAGCTGCTGTTCAAG GTGCAGAGGTCACACCGGATTCCAAAAACAAGTCTGCTGCggtgaaagaagaagatgattatGAAGAAGAAGGCCTTCCCTCTCCTCCTTTAGACGAAGCTGCATTTTTTACGACTCAGCCCACATCGATGGAGCTCTCACAA TTCTTTGATGGCATGGACGATGATGGAA ATCCTCGAAATAGTGGGGACTTCGTCAAGAACCGCAATAATGTGagaaaaacttcaaatggCAATCAAAACCCTACAAGGTGTAACCAACAAACCACTCGAGAGGTTAATGTGCTTTCTAAGGAAAATAAGACTCAAATGAAGGAACAAGTTGTGAAGCCAAATAATAAGCCATCCTCAAACACAAATTCTGGGCTCTTGAGGGCACAGAAGCTAAGCACAGAACAGAAGGACAACCATGAGAAGTTCCAGCGCAAATTGGAAAAACCTACAATCCCAAAGAGGAATCAGCAAGAT AACTTCAAGTGCTCAGATGAGGTCGCAGTTCAAGTGAAACTAGAAGCTACAAAAAGGAAACTCCAAGAGAGTTACCAACAAGCTGAAAACG CCAAGAAGCAGCGTACGATACAGGTTATGGAATTACACGATCTTCCCAAGCAAGGAATTGGCCACAGAAATCCACATCTAAAATCTGGAGGCTTCAACCGGAATTGGGCAAATGGGCGGCGTTAG